One part of the Humulus lupulus chromosome 9, drHumLupu1.1, whole genome shotgun sequence genome encodes these proteins:
- the LOC133799923 gene encoding uncharacterized protein LOC133799923 yields MATTENLVYKEKHARIRVEDNLEEAKGAQKKAEEALKPLQDKLDSAEAMVNDLKAELDTKTADFDAARAEIDRMKIETTTSKAEIEHLREEKNSAFKILEDKKKCMLEEFKGKKDWATDRAMYMMWSLNPDIDTLFLQDKEEEFISKLKARLAEEEVTDTTQDGGNGDEKGEEVESSSANQ; encoded by the coding sequence ATGGCAACGACGGAGAATCTAGTCTACAAGGAAAAGCATGCTCGTATCCGAGTTGAGGACAATCTGGAGGAGGCCAAGGGAGCCCAGAAAAAAGCTGAGGAAGCCCTCAAACCTCTCCAAGACAAACTTGACTCTGCCGAGGCCATGGTCAATGACCTAAAGGCGGAGCTCGATACCAAGACAGCGGATTTCGATGCTGCCAGGGCCGAGATAGATCGCATGAAGATTGAGACAACTACTTCCAAGGCCGAGATTGAACATCTAAGGGAGGAAAAGAATTCTGCCTTCAAAATTCTTGAGGATAAGAAAAAGTGCATGCTCGAGGAGTTTAAGGGCAAGAAGGATTGGGCTACTGACCGAGCCATGTACATGATGTGGTCTCTAAACCCTGACATCGACACCTTGTTCCTCCAGGATAAAGAGGAGGAGTTCATCTCCAAATTGAAGGCTCGGTTAGCTGAGGAGGAGGTCACAGACACCACTCAAGATGGTGGGAATGGAGACGAGAAAGGCGAAGAGGTTGAGTCCAGTTCAGCCAATCAATAA